Proteins from a single region of Bos javanicus breed banteng chromosome 25, ARS-OSU_banteng_1.0, whole genome shotgun sequence:
- the UPK3BL2 gene encoding uroplakin-3b-like protein 2 encodes MGLGRGQSPLLMALLLLLACLQMGMSLERISYVPQLSSATLAGRLTQSTFTLEQPRGQFSHPSISDSDAIWLVVAHSNATQKFTAPQKVEDTPVPADFPQRGYYLTLRASRALYPGGPPSNQLRVLRVGNDTRCSPRTRGCNRPLPGPGPYRVKFLVMSDRGPMAETEWSSETRLQQAEVLQAAPGPQTAGTVVIIAILSVLLAVLLAALLALLIFAWYDTCGSTPISGPGELVFVRKYDTHHMSRPSAVGGS; translated from the exons ATGGGGCTTGGCAGGGGACAGTCTCCGCTGCTGAtggcactgttgctgctgctggccTGCCTCCAGATGGGGATGAGCCTGG AGCGCATCAGCTACGTGCCCCAGCTCTCGAGTGCCACCCTGGCAGGGAGGCTCACCCAGTCCACCTTCACGCTGGAGCAGCCGCGGGGCCAGTTCAGCCACCCCAGCATCTCCGACTCTGACGCCATCTGGCTAGTGGTGGCCCACAGCAACG CCACGCAGAAGTTCACGGCTCCACAGAAGGTGGAGGACACCCCGGTCCCTGCCGACTTCCCCCAGCGGGGCTACTACCTCACACTGAGGGCCAGCCGGGCTCTCTACCCCGGCGGCCCGCCCAGCAACCAGCTCCGGGTCCTGCGCGTCGGCAACGATACCCGCTGCTCCCCGAGGACAAGAGGCTGCAACCGCCCACTTCCGGGCCCCGGCCCCTACCG AGTGAAGTTCCTGGTGATGAGTGACAGGGGACCCATGGCTGAGACAGAGTGGTCCAGTGAGACCCGCCTGCAGCAAG CCGAGGTGCTCCAGGCTGCCCCAGGGCCCCAGACCGCAGGCACTGTGGTCATCATTGCCATCCTGTCCGTCCTGCTGGCCGTCCTCCTCGCTGCCCTCCTCGCCCTGCTCATCTTCGCCTG GTACGACACCTGCGGGAGCACGCCCATCTCCGGCCCAGGGGAGCTGGTGTTCGTGAGAAAATATGACACCCACCACATGTCCAGGCCTTCAGCTGTGGGGGGCTCCTGA